A region of Vigna radiata var. radiata cultivar VC1973A chromosome 6, Vradiata_ver6, whole genome shotgun sequence DNA encodes the following proteins:
- the LOC106763940 gene encoding E3 ubiquitin-protein ligase KEG — MSKEVVDDPSAAPFEFEILDSDSYIVRSVRASTNRANPWIEPERLKLRHRIGRGIFGDVWLATHHQSTEDYDEYHEVAAKMLHAIGEDHMKTVIEKFNELYFKCQGVASMSWLHGISILEGRICIIMNFYVGSIGDKIARLKEGGISLHDVLRYGVNLAQAVLELHSLGILILNLKPFNVVLNENDQAILGDFGIPSLLLESSFLSRDMDKRLGTPNYMAPEQWEPEVRGPISFETDSWGFGCTIVEMLTGNQPWYGCPVPRIYQSVVEKHEKPNIPSGLPSSIENILSGCFEYDLRNRPLMVDILSVFQSALNELANDGEWRYLGNVKVNPKSDSTGYTEWFLSKDHLQVGDMVRTRKLPNSCRPQNMDIPEGTVVSLESNTDHRFALVRVHGNDDPIRIHVSSLERVTSGLVAGDWVCLREENEKHSHVGILHAINREGSVSVGFLGLQALWDGNSSEVEKVEPFCVSQFVRVKDAVSCPRFEWRRKRGGAWAAGRISWILPNGGLVVKFPGMLPFGNEANTYLADPSEVEVVEFRNCPGIIEKYEHLEDHHWAIRPVLVAFGLFTAFKFGILVGKKVRRNNKVNAVEIESHHQNDNSATTTSTTTMRSSNAAKQGNGTWVPSVFASIIFKEVGNSSNGR; from the exons ATGTCCAAAGAAGTTGTTGATGATCCTTCAGCTGCTCCTTTTGAGTTTGAGATCTTGGATAGTGATTCTTACATTGTTAGATCTGTTAGAGCCTCAACCAATCGTGCAAATCCGTGGATTGAACCTGAAAGGCTGAAACTTAGACACAGAATTGGTAGAGGCATCTTTGGTGATGTTTGGTTAGCAACTCATCATCAGTCAACTGAAGATTACGATGAGTACCATGAAGTTGCTGCAAAGATGTTACATGCAATTGGAGAGGATCACATGAAGACTGTTATAGAGAAGTTCAATGAATTGTATTTTAAGTGCCAAGGAGTTGCTAGCATGTCCTGGCTGCATGGAATTTCCATCTTAGAAGGAAGG ATATGCATCATTATGAATTTTTACGTTGGTTCAATTGGTGACAAGATTGCAAGACTCAAAGAAGGAGGGATTTCATTGCATGATGTTTTAAG GTATGGAGTCAATCTGGCTCAAGCTGTTCTGGAACTTCACTCTCTAGGGATCCTCATTCTTAACCTTAAACCATTCAATGTTGTTCTCAATGAGAACGATCAAGCAATTTTAGGAGATTTTGGAATTCCTAGTCTTTTGCTTGAATCCTCATTCTTAAGCAGAGATATGGATAAGAGGCTTGGAACACCAAATTACATGGCTCCAGAGCAATGGGAACCTGAGGTCAGAGGTCCTATATCATTTGAAACAGATTCTTGGGGGTTTGGTTGTACCATTGTCGAAATGTTGACTGGTAATCAACCTTGGTATGGATGTCCTGTTCCCAGAATATACCAGTCAGTTGTTGAAAAGCATGAAAAACCCAATATTCCTAGTGGCCTTCCTTCTTCAATTGAGAATATCCTCAGTGGATGCTTTGAGTATGATTTGAGGAATCGCCCTTTAATGGTGGATATTCTGAGTGTCTTTCAAAg TGCTCTGAATGAATTGGCCAATGATGGAGAATGGAGATATCTGGGAAATGTGAAAGTTAATCCAAAATCAGATAGCACTGGCTACACAGAGTGGTTCCTCTCAAAGGATCATCTTCAGGTGGGTGACATGGTCCGAACTAGAAAGCTTCCCAATTCATGCAGACCTCAAAACATGGACATCCCAGAAGGAACTGTTGTCAGTTTAGAGTCTAACACAGATCACAGGTTCGCCCTTGTGAGGGTCCATGGCAATGACGACCCTATCAGAATTCATGTATCATCCCTTGAACGTGTCACGTCTGGATTGGTAGCTGGTGATTGGGTATGTTTGAGGGAAGAAAACGAGAAGCACTCACATGTGGGCATTCTACATGCCATCAACCGTGAAGGTAGTGTATCTGTTGGATTTCTTGGGCTGCAAGCTCTCTGGGATGGAAACTCTTCTGAAGTGGAAAAGGTGGAACCTTTCTGTGTTAGCCAGTTTGTGAGAGTCAAAGACGCCGTTTCGTGTCCTCGATTTGAGTGGCGTCGCAAAAGGGGCGGCGCCTGGGCTGCTGGCAGGATCTCATGGATTCTTCCGAATGGAGGTTTGGTTGTGAAGTTCCCAGGGATGCTTCCTTTTGGCAATGAAGCAAACACCTACTTGGCTGATCCCTCTGAGGTTGAAGTGGTTGAGTTCAGGAATTGTCCAGGGATCATAGAAAAGTATGAACATTTAGAGGATCATCACTGGGCAATTAGACCAGTTCTGGTTGCATTTGGTCTATTCACTGCTTTCAAATTTGGCATACTTGTTGGAAAGAAAGTGAGGAGGAACAACAAGGTCAATGCAGTAGAAATTGAAAGTCATCATCAGAATGACAATTCTGCTACAACAACTTCTACCACCACAATGAGATCTtcaaatgctgcaaaacaaggCAATGGAACATGGGTTCCTTCAGTTTTTGCAAGTATAATTTTTAAGGAAGTTGGTAACTCATCCAACGGTCGgtag